A stretch of the Candidatus Saccharimonadales bacterium genome encodes the following:
- a CDS encoding glycosyltransferase family 2 protein produces MTISVVIPAYNEAATIEACLQALRQQTRQADEIILVDNNSIDDTAHIARQCGARVITEPQQGIMPAAHAGYQHSTGDIIARCDADSIVPVDWLQRIEQQLQAHPEAVAITGPGTFYDTHWLVNWWAQVWYMYAYFISVGSAIAQWPLFGSNCAIRRTAWLKIADDVHRTRADIHDDIDLSMHLSASSRVLFVPSLTVGISARSLRVSNLPSRYRKGLRSLSIHWPAQAPWQRWRQRL; encoded by the coding sequence ATGACAATATCAGTCGTCATTCCTGCCTATAACGAAGCGGCAACTATCGAAGCCTGCCTCCAGGCTTTACGGCAACAAACTAGACAAGCCGATGAGATTATTCTCGTTGATAACAACAGCATAGACGACACGGCGCATATCGCCCGGCAGTGCGGTGCACGCGTCATTACTGAACCGCAGCAGGGAATTATGCCGGCAGCACATGCCGGCTACCAGCATAGTACCGGCGATATAATAGCTCGTTGTGACGCCGATTCCATTGTCCCTGTGGACTGGCTGCAGCGTATAGAACAACAGCTGCAGGCGCACCCGGAAGCTGTCGCTATTACCGGGCCGGGCACGTTTTATGATACGCACTGGCTCGTCAATTGGTGGGCGCAAGTATGGTATATGTACGCCTATTTCATAAGCGTTGGATCGGCAATCGCGCAGTGGCCGCTCTTTGGGTCGAACTGCGCCATCCGCCGTACGGCTTGGCTAAAAATCGCGGATGACGTGCACCGCACGCGAGCCGATATCCACGATGACATTGACCTGTCGATGCACCTGTCAGCAAGCTCACGCGTACTCTTCGTGCCATCTCTAACGGTTGGTATTTCAGCCCGTTCACTGCGTGTTTCGAACCTACCGTCGCGCTACAGGAAAGGCCTGCGCAGCCTCTCTATACACTGGCCGGCGCAGGCACCGTGGCAGCGCTGGCGGCAGCGGCTATAG
- a CDS encoding prenyltransferase: MNLILQLLKVSRPISWLNTAYPFAATYLVLERAVDTRFVIATLFFLIPYNLIMYGVNDVYDYESDIRNPRKGGMEGALSAKRLHRPILIASAVVGIPFMVGLFVLGSLAANLVLAVVMFFVLAYSVPVLRFKERPFVDSITSSIHFVGPLIYGLTLAGHTSSAYALVASFFLWGMASHAFGAVQDIVPDREGGIRSIATALGASKTVWFSLGLYAASSLLLLTYGMSVALYAVVGLLYIINIFPFRAVSDADSHRSNKAWRQFIYLNLFAGFAATMLIIYIHVLSV, translated from the coding sequence ATGAACCTGATACTCCAATTATTAAAAGTGTCGCGGCCAATTTCATGGCTCAATACTGCATATCCATTTGCTGCCACCTACCTTGTGTTGGAGCGAGCGGTTGATACACGCTTCGTCATTGCGACGCTATTTTTCCTGATTCCGTATAATTTGATCATGTACGGCGTTAATGACGTCTATGATTATGAATCGGATATTCGAAACCCGCGTAAAGGCGGGATGGAGGGGGCCCTATCTGCTAAGCGTTTACACCGTCCTATCCTGATTGCGTCAGCCGTCGTTGGCATACCGTTCATGGTTGGTTTGTTTGTCCTCGGGAGTTTGGCGGCTAATCTCGTGCTCGCCGTCGTCATGTTTTTTGTGCTGGCGTACAGCGTACCGGTACTTCGCTTCAAGGAACGGCCGTTTGTCGATTCGATTACGTCAAGTATTCATTTCGTCGGGCCGCTGATCTATGGGCTAACGCTAGCGGGGCATACCAGCTCTGCATATGCGCTTGTCGCGTCATTTTTCCTATGGGGCATGGCGTCACACGCCTTTGGGGCAGTGCAGGATATTGTTCCCGACCGCGAGGGAGGCATCCGTTCCATCGCCACGGCTCTTGGAGCCAGTAAAACAGTGTGGTTTTCACTCGGATTATACGCTGCCAGCAGTTTGCTTTTGCTGACTTACGGCATGTCAGTTGCGCTGTATGCTGTTGTCGGGCTGCTGTATATTATTAATATTTTTCCGTTCCGGGCAGTGTCTGATGCGGACTCGCACCGATCGAATAAAGCTTGGCGGCAATTTATTTACCTCAATCTTTTTGCTGGCTTTGCGGCAACGATGCTAATTATATACATCCACGTACTATCTGTATGA
- a CDS encoding lycopene cyclase domain-containing protein → MATYLILNVVMLGLILAAVYTGRQRIVWKVILAATAALLILTVVFDNLIIASGIVAYDVSRISGLYIGKAPIEDFAYAIGASLLVPYIWEKMKDKI, encoded by the coding sequence ATGGCAACGTACCTAATACTAAACGTTGTTATGCTCGGGCTGATACTAGCAGCCGTATATACGGGGCGCCAGCGTATAGTCTGGAAAGTGATACTTGCAGCTACCGCAGCCTTACTCATATTGACGGTTGTTTTTGACAATCTCATCATTGCGAGCGGCATTGTCGCCTACGATGTATCTCGTATCAGCGGGCTATATATCGGTAAGGCGCCGATTGAGGATTTTGCTTATGCGATTGGCGCCAGCCTGCTAGTACCGTATATTTGGGAAAAGATGAAAGACAAGATATGA
- a CDS encoding lycopene cyclase domain-containing protein → MLEQYAYLAALLVSISGLLTLDHRFRLAVFYDRKRTLATIGLSVAVFIVWDVFGVINRIFRVGETTYLTGLRIGAEFPIEELFFLTLLTYSALLLYRGGEQLWQRT, encoded by the coding sequence ATGCTTGAACAATATGCCTATCTTGCTGCGCTTTTGGTATCTATATCGGGACTACTGACGCTTGATCACCGCTTTCGATTGGCGGTGTTTTATGACCGCAAACGCACCCTGGCAACTATCGGGCTAAGCGTCGCCGTGTTTATAGTCTGGGATGTATTCGGCGTTATAAACCGTATTTTTCGGGTTGGCGAAACGACCTACCTGACAGGGCTGCGCATCGGTGCTGAATTCCCAATTGAAGAGTTATTTTTCCTCACTTTGCTCACCTACAGCGCGCTGCTATTATACCGCGGCGGAGAGCAACTATGGCAACGTACCTAA
- the crtI gene encoding phytoene desaturase family protein → MKKVIIIGAGIGGLATANLLAASGYEVVIYEQNDQPGGRAGRLHIDGFTFDTGPSWYLMPEVFEQYFRLFGEDVSTLLELQRLDPAYKVFFEGEAAPVTIHADLEADKQTFEQIESGSGARLERYLARSEDIYTAAIEQFLYTNFERPQTMLRPATIKTLPRMAVAALTPIDRYVGRYFQDSRLRRIMEYPMVFLGTSPYEAPAIYSLMSHMDFNQGVFYPRRGLYAIIEALVAIGTRSGVTYHYNTAVSKIESIQGIATGVRLENGTVDEADIIISNADLHFTETQLLAPANRTYDAGYWKKKQAGPSALLMYLGVKGSLPELDHHNLLFTEDWRANFDAIFKTKTWPTPASIYICKPSQTDATVAPAGHENMFVLVPAPANPDVTPQQLEALSETYLDQIVAMTGIADLKDRIVVKRLAGPNDFAHTYNAWQGTALGLSHRLNQSALFRPSNHSKRLNNLYYVGANTTPGVGLPMCLIGAELVYKRLTGDTTSTPITSLLRSSDA, encoded by the coding sequence GTGAAAAAAGTTATTATCATCGGAGCCGGTATTGGAGGATTGGCTACGGCTAATCTGTTGGCAGCCAGCGGTTACGAAGTTGTAATCTATGAGCAGAATGATCAGCCGGGCGGCCGGGCCGGACGATTGCACATCGATGGTTTCACATTTGACACTGGTCCGTCGTGGTACCTCATGCCGGAAGTCTTCGAACAATACTTCCGGCTGTTCGGCGAAGATGTCAGTACGCTTCTGGAACTGCAGCGGCTGGATCCGGCCTACAAAGTGTTTTTTGAAGGTGAGGCCGCGCCGGTGACGATCCATGCCGACCTGGAAGCTGACAAGCAGACATTTGAGCAGATTGAGTCCGGATCGGGTGCGCGCCTGGAACGCTACCTCGCACGGTCAGAAGATATATATACGGCTGCAATTGAGCAATTTTTGTACACGAATTTCGAACGGCCGCAGACGATGCTGCGACCGGCTACAATCAAAACATTACCCAGGATGGCAGTCGCGGCGCTAACGCCGATCGACCGCTACGTCGGCCGTTACTTTCAAGATTCGCGGTTGCGACGGATCATGGAATATCCCATGGTATTTTTGGGTACGTCACCGTACGAAGCACCGGCAATATATAGTTTGATGAGCCATATGGACTTTAATCAAGGCGTCTTCTATCCACGGCGCGGACTCTATGCAATCATCGAGGCGCTGGTCGCAATTGGCACCCGCAGCGGCGTTACCTATCACTACAACACGGCAGTATCAAAAATTGAGAGCATTCAAGGAATAGCTACGGGCGTCCGCCTGGAAAACGGCACCGTCGATGAAGCTGACATTATCATTTCCAATGCCGATCTGCATTTTACCGAAACCCAGCTACTCGCTCCGGCTAACCGGACCTATGACGCTGGCTATTGGAAGAAAAAGCAGGCCGGGCCGTCAGCACTTCTGATGTATCTCGGCGTCAAAGGCTCGCTGCCGGAGCTCGATCATCACAATCTGCTATTTACTGAGGATTGGCGGGCGAACTTCGATGCTATTTTCAAAACCAAGACCTGGCCGACGCCGGCCTCTATCTATATTTGTAAACCGAGTCAGACTGATGCGACGGTCGCGCCAGCAGGCCACGAAAATATGTTCGTGCTGGTACCCGCGCCTGCCAATCCTGACGTTACCCCGCAGCAGCTGGAAGCACTGTCAGAAACGTACTTAGATCAAATTGTTGCTATGACGGGCATAGCTGATCTAAAAGACAGAATTGTCGTGAAGCGTTTGGCCGGGCCGAATGATTTTGCACACACCTACAATGCCTGGCAAGGGACTGCGCTTGGCTTGTCGCACCGGCTCAATCAAAGTGCTCTATTCCGGCCGTCTAACCACAGCAAGCGTCTCAACAATCTGTACTATGTCGGTGCTAACACGACGCCAGGAGTTGGCTTGCCAATGTGTCTCATCGGTGCCGAACTCGTCTACAAACGTCTGACTGGCGATACGACTTCGACGCCGATAACGTCACTGCTGAGATCATCAGATGCTTGA
- a CDS encoding phytoene/squalene synthase family protein translates to MDLYTDTASRLSKLLTRQYSTSFSAASRLFPQAMQSHIYNIYGLVRVADEIVDTYRGSDSAELLDALEQETYQAIRRGFSANPIIHAYAQTHQSWGIDQQLVTSFFASMRMDLTATIYDQANYDKYIYGSAEVVGLMCLHVFCAGNAEQYRQLQPGAQRLGAAYQKVNFLRDIKDDYQELGRFYFPGYTYATFDGAAKQTVTADIRQDFAAALPYIRALPAGVRPAVMTSYSYYHALLELLERADIDHIKQARIRIPAYRKALLLAPQALRIKR, encoded by the coding sequence ATGGACTTGTATACTGACACCGCATCACGGCTTTCGAAGCTATTGACGCGTCAGTATTCGACGTCATTTTCGGCAGCCAGCCGGCTGTTTCCGCAAGCGATGCAGAGCCATATATACAATATTTACGGACTTGTCCGTGTCGCCGACGAGATTGTCGACACCTATCGCGGCAGCGATAGCGCCGAATTACTTGACGCACTAGAGCAAGAAACATATCAGGCTATCCGGCGCGGATTTTCGGCCAATCCAATCATCCACGCCTATGCTCAGACACACCAAAGCTGGGGCATTGACCAACAGTTAGTCACATCGTTTTTTGCCAGTATGCGCATGGACCTGACGGCTACAATCTACGACCAAGCGAATTATGACAAGTATATTTATGGCTCAGCTGAAGTCGTTGGACTAATGTGCCTGCATGTCTTTTGTGCCGGCAACGCTGAGCAGTATCGGCAACTGCAGCCTGGCGCCCAGCGGCTGGGAGCAGCTTACCAGAAGGTAAATTTTCTGCGTGACATCAAAGACGACTATCAGGAGCTCGGGCGCTTCTATTTCCCGGGTTACACGTATGCGACCTTTGACGGCGCCGCAAAACAAACGGTAACGGCTGACATACGCCAAGACTTCGCTGCCGCACTGCCGTATATACGCGCCCTGCCAGCCGGAGTACGGCCAGCAGTCATGACAAGCTACAGCTACTATCACGCACTCCTTGAACTGCTCGAGCGGGCTGATATCGACCATATTAAGCAAGCTCGTATCCGTATTCCGGCTTACCGTAAAGCGCTGCTACTTGCGCCGCAGGCCCTGAGGATTAAGCGGTGA
- a CDS encoding polyprenyl synthetase family protein has protein sequence MLKTATTTARPTRASVLNDVNAALATFFEERIRRSAHIAGSYERLWQDVARLNQAGGKRLRPYMAVLGYHAFGGSRHDQIISVAAAWELLHLSMLIHDDIIDNDLIRYGVKNIAGSYMDIYDNEPSLERRQHLAASAALLAGDLALSSAYEIVLDSSELTSEQKLVAQRYLADAIFAVAGGELLDTESTLQTFVTAEPLTVAAYKTALYSFVGPMSAGAAIAGASVADLDDIRQFGVALGCAFQLVDDMLGIYGDPALTGKSNSGDLREGKRTYILQQAYAMATSSDRQVLDELIGMPDLNDNECQTLRAVIERSGAKRVCQQQIDEYIRTATDIIDGMNVTSEYKADLHELLLVATKRRF, from the coding sequence ATGCTTAAGACGGCCACTACAACGGCCCGACCGACGCGTGCCTCGGTGCTGAATGATGTTAATGCTGCGCTGGCTACTTTTTTTGAGGAGCGTATACGGCGCTCGGCTCACATCGCAGGATCATATGAACGGTTATGGCAAGACGTGGCCAGACTTAATCAAGCGGGCGGCAAACGACTGCGGCCATATATGGCCGTGCTCGGTTATCATGCATTTGGTGGCAGTCGTCACGATCAGATAATCTCTGTGGCTGCTGCCTGGGAATTGTTGCACTTGTCGATGCTGATCCATGACGACATCATTGATAATGACCTGATACGCTATGGGGTCAAAAACATTGCCGGATCGTATATGGATATCTATGATAACGAACCGTCACTAGAACGGAGGCAGCATTTGGCGGCCAGTGCGGCGCTGCTGGCTGGCGATTTGGCTTTGTCGTCGGCGTATGAAATTGTGCTCGATAGTTCTGAGCTGACCTCAGAACAGAAATTAGTCGCGCAACGCTACCTGGCTGATGCGATTTTCGCCGTGGCGGGCGGTGAGCTACTTGATACTGAATCAACTCTACAAACGTTCGTAACGGCTGAGCCGTTAACGGTCGCGGCCTACAAAACTGCGCTCTATTCGTTTGTTGGACCAATGTCGGCGGGAGCGGCGATTGCCGGGGCATCGGTAGCTGATTTGGACGATATCCGACAATTCGGCGTCGCCCTCGGGTGCGCCTTTCAACTCGTGGATGATATGTTGGGAATATACGGCGATCCAGCTCTAACTGGCAAGAGTAACAGTGGTGATTTACGCGAAGGTAAACGAACTTACATTTTACAGCAGGCCTATGCAATGGCCACTTCGTCGGATCGACAGGTTCTTGACGAATTAATCGGCATGCCCGACCTGAATGATAATGAATGTCAGACACTGCGCGCTGTTATCGAGCGCAGTGGCGCGAAACGAGTCTGTCAGCAGCAAATCGACGAGTATATTCGGACGGCTACTGATATCATTGACGGCATGAACGTCACGTCCGAATACAAAGCCGACCTGCACGAACTGCTGTTGGTTGCGACGAAGCGGAGATTTTGA
- a CDS encoding TetR/AcrR family transcriptional regulator, whose translation MSGSSHSMHTKEDIIIQTIPILAREGYAGTSMRKIAATIGKEPSNIYAHFADKESLLRATRMYIIDQLTRDQTYPDKADASTLLRLTIAFQLRNRTYIVALLQYFMAMRQDFPSTDGGYVPVHAYQHMLRVIRRGVEQGIYGPDSEMFSAKATTHMVNGFLMEYFDQDLSQADTQVLVEQLAVCIERALTRSEAVHA comes from the coding sequence ATGAGCGGCTCGTCACACAGTATGCATACCAAAGAAGATATTATTATCCAGACTATACCGATTCTCGCCCGCGAGGGCTATGCCGGGACTTCGATGCGGAAGATTGCCGCGACTATTGGCAAAGAGCCATCAAATATTTATGCTCATTTTGCCGACAAGGAGTCATTGCTCCGCGCCACAAGAATGTATATTATTGACCAACTGACTAGAGATCAGACGTATCCGGACAAGGCCGATGCATCGACACTGCTGCGGCTGACAATTGCCTTTCAGCTCAGAAACCGCACCTACATCGTAGCCTTGCTGCAGTATTTTATGGCAATGCGCCAGGATTTTCCCAGTACCGACGGGGGCTATGTACCAGTTCATGCCTATCAGCACATGCTGCGCGTTATCCGACGCGGTGTTGAACAAGGTATATATGGCCCTGATTCAGAAATGTTCTCGGCTAAAGCAACAACACATATGGTCAACGGCTTTTTGATGGAATATTTCGATCAGGATTTGTCGCAGGCTGATACACAAGTATTAGTCGAGCAGCTGGCAGTCTGTATCGAACGTGCTCTCACGCGCAGCGAGGCCGTCCATGCTTAA
- a CDS encoding PAS domain-containing sensor histidine kinase — protein MPNLSSNAIVGRLSSIEETSIENLPFGYIVTNNNHEIVRINYAARQLLVVSDDIAKLEQVVKKLPEQLQLLDHVKYCSIEHKSCSFREVPLGDRIARVSLSPVFHNDDLEGNVLTLEDVTDAVAKEHARDQFLSFLVHELRTPLTAIHGNSLLIQEYYTEAMKDESLGEMIRDIGSGSENLLTMVSEFLDMGRLEEGRVSYDLKQFEAVGVIRETVRGLGVIAKEHNLSLVFDEYEGSEIQVVGDPVRVAQVLTNLIGNSLKFTETGGITVRLGKDSATDLDILVQDTGPGIPAESREHMFQKYFQAANNKYTRDSSKSTGLGLYITKLMIEGMGGRIRLLDAKPGKGSCFAFTVPLATPDRLKRLEKELYDAKQGVQHAPAADHQSVLLNRPA, from the coding sequence ATGCCTAATTTATCATCAAATGCGATTGTCGGAAGGCTATCTAGCATAGAAGAGACGTCGATCGAAAATCTGCCGTTCGGCTATATCGTTACTAATAACAATCATGAAATTGTACGGATTAATTACGCGGCCCGGCAATTGCTGGTTGTGAGTGACGATATAGCGAAGCTTGAGCAAGTAGTCAAAAAGTTACCGGAGCAGCTACAATTACTTGACCATGTCAAGTATTGCTCGATCGAACATAAATCGTGTAGTTTTCGCGAAGTTCCACTTGGTGACCGTATTGCTCGGGTATCGCTGTCCCCTGTGTTTCATAACGATGATCTTGAGGGTAATGTGCTGACGCTCGAAGACGTTACTGATGCTGTAGCCAAGGAGCACGCCCGCGACCAGTTTTTGTCCTTTCTGGTACATGAGCTGCGGACGCCGCTGACGGCAATTCACGGCAACAGTCTGCTGATCCAGGAATATTATACTGAAGCCATGAAAGACGAAAGCCTGGGCGAGATGATCCGCGATATTGGATCCGGTAGCGAAAATTTACTGACGATGGTCAGCGAATTCCTTGATATGGGCCGGCTGGAGGAAGGCCGGGTGAGTTATGATTTGAAACAATTTGAGGCTGTTGGCGTAATTCGAGAAACGGTTCGGGGCCTCGGCGTTATAGCAAAAGAGCATAATCTATCATTGGTATTTGATGAATACGAAGGCTCTGAAATACAAGTGGTTGGCGATCCCGTCCGGGTAGCGCAGGTACTGACAAACTTGATCGGTAACTCCTTAAAATTTACTGAAACGGGCGGCATTACTGTTCGCCTGGGTAAAGATAGCGCAACCGATCTAGATATACTCGTGCAGGATACCGGACCCGGTATCCCAGCGGAGAGCCGGGAGCATATGTTCCAAAAATACTTCCAGGCTGCTAACAATAAGTATACTCGTGACAGTTCCAAGAGTACCGGCCTGGGGCTGTATATTACGAAATTGATGATCGAGGGCATGGGTGGCCGGATTCGCCTGCTGGACGCAAAGCCGGGCAAGGGCTCATGCTTTGCTTTTACTGTGCCGCTAGCAACACCAGATCGGCTCAAGCGACTGGAAAAAGAACTGTATGATGCCAAACAAGGTGTGCAGCACGCGCCAGCGGCTGACCATCAAAGCGTGTTACTGAACCGACCGGCGTAG
- a CDS encoding DUF1003 domain-containing protein, which produces MRNPTNWHKQHKQSLTTGERAADILRNTMGSWSFVFGFLTFLGLWALLNTNPNVAHWDKFPFILLNLFLSMLAALQGAILLIAAKRMDAISAAQARRDLATDIAAKEEIEVLMQQNERQLKDIAELRVLLEKRLK; this is translated from the coding sequence ATGCGCAACCCCACAAACTGGCACAAGCAACACAAACAATCGCTGACAACCGGTGAACGGGCGGCAGATATTCTCCGTAACACCATGGGCAGCTGGTCGTTTGTTTTTGGCTTTCTGACATTCCTCGGTCTATGGGCCTTGCTAAACACTAATCCGAATGTTGCGCACTGGGATAAATTCCCGTTCATATTGCTCAATTTATTTTTATCGATGTTGGCTGCCCTGCAAGGCGCTATCCTGCTGATCGCTGCCAAGAGAATGGACGCCATTAGCGCTGCCCAGGCCCGCCGTGACCTAGCCACTGACATAGCCGCCAAAGAGGAAATCGAAGTACTGATGCAACAGAACGAACGCCAGCTCAAAGATATTGCAGAGCTTAGAGTACTGCTCGAAAAACGCCTTAAGTAA
- a CDS encoding exonuclease domain-containing protein, protein MGQTGGSILDTPMVFVDIETNGLSHIRGRVIEVAAIRVENGRITRVFNQLIDPETELPFFITKLTGIRSEDLRGAMPFRQIAVELHDILSGAIFVAHNVRFDYSFLKQEFKRVNKTFLPKQLCTVKLSRTLYPEHKSHKLESLIARHGFSFEKRHRAYDDAHVLWQFLQLVHADFPAEIIQAAISRQLRQPALPKGLQADLIKELPETPGVYIFEDEQNKPLYIGKSINIKKRVLSHFGHDHDDSKEFKISQAIKHISTRTTGGELEALLLESRLVKEMMPLYNRKLRKTQKLLIARQSVDADGYHHVSLEEASQLEPDNLSSVLAVYARRNQARTSLDGMQKLYNLCPKLLGLEKSAKACFSYQLHKCRGACAGAEAPEVYNQRLGLAFERQRIRDWPYQGPVLVQERCTESTMSSGIIVDQWCVLAEVSQDEYCDPEIKSLASQTAKTFDLDTYKILQGFLAAKLHKLVIQPLSAQQLQQFGI, encoded by the coding sequence ATGGGGCAAACTGGGGGGAGTATATTAGACACGCCAATGGTGTTCGTCGACATCGAGACGAATGGGTTGAGCCATATCCGTGGCCGGGTGATTGAAGTCGCCGCTATCCGCGTTGAAAACGGCCGGATCACCCGCGTCTTCAATCAATTGATTGATCCAGAAACCGAGCTGCCATTCTTTATAACAAAGCTGACGGGGATCAGGAGCGAGGATCTGCGCGGCGCTATGCCATTTCGCCAAATTGCCGTGGAACTGCACGATATTCTGAGCGGGGCAATCTTTGTCGCTCACAATGTACGATTCGATTATTCATTTCTGAAGCAGGAATTCAAACGCGTAAACAAAACTTTTCTGCCAAAACAGCTCTGTACCGTTAAATTATCTCGAACACTGTATCCAGAACACAAAAGCCACAAGTTAGAGAGCTTGATTGCCCGGCACGGCTTTAGCTTTGAGAAACGCCACCGGGCGTACGATGACGCCCATGTTCTTTGGCAGTTCCTGCAACTGGTGCACGCTGATTTCCCGGCTGAAATTATCCAAGCTGCTATCTCCCGCCAGCTTCGTCAGCCAGCGCTTCCAAAAGGACTGCAGGCTGATCTGATCAAAGAACTGCCGGAAACTCCCGGAGTCTATATATTCGAAGATGAACAAAATAAACCGCTCTACATCGGTAAAAGCATCAATATAAAAAAGCGCGTGCTTAGTCATTTCGGCCATGACCATGACGACAGTAAAGAATTCAAGATTTCTCAGGCAATTAAGCATATTTCGACTCGGACAACTGGCGGCGAGCTGGAAGCATTGCTGCTAGAATCGCGCCTCGTCAAAGAAATGATGCCGCTGTACAACCGCAAATTACGCAAGACGCAAAAACTGCTGATCGCCCGCCAATCAGTTGACGCAGACGGTTATCATCACGTGAGCCTCGAGGAAGCCAGCCAGCTTGAACCAGATAATTTGTCGAGCGTCTTGGCTGTGTATGCTCGTCGTAATCAAGCCCGTACGTCGCTAGACGGTATGCAAAAACTATACAATCTCTGTCCAAAATTACTGGGACTTGAGAAGTCAGCCAAAGCCTGCTTTTCATACCAGCTGCACAAATGCCGCGGCGCTTGTGCCGGAGCCGAAGCTCCTGAAGTATACAATCAACGCTTAGGCTTAGCATTTGAGCGCCAGCGGATTCGTGATTGGCCGTATCAGGGGCCAGTACTAGTGCAGGAACGATGTACGGAATCGACAATGTCATCGGGTATTATTGTTGACCAATGGTGCGTACTGGCAGAAGTCAGTCAGGACGAATATTGCGATCCCGAGATAAAGTCACTGGCAAGCCAGACGGCCAAAACATTTGATCTCGATACCTACAAAATCCTGCAGGGATTCTTGGCGGCTAAGCTGCACAAACTCGTCATCCAGCCATTGTCTGCACAGCAGTTGCAGCAATTTGGTATCTAG